The following are encoded together in the Adhaeribacter arboris genome:
- a CDS encoding TonB-dependent receptor — MKTILLLYFTFFSFSLFAQDTQLTGTITDAATKEPLRGVSITVEDKLIGTITNREGAFNLTVPKIKLPFNLVVSSVGFERQIVAVTTASQELTIALQPQTVQLNEMVFAARRVNEGILESPVSIEKMTTQAIQENPSFTFYDGLQHLKGVDAVTSSITYKQVNTRGFNSTGNSRFLQLIDGVDNQTPGLNFSVGNQFGASDIDLESVEIIPGAASALYGPVAFNGVLSMRTKDPFTYQGLTVQAKTGLNHVGENEVNPQGLYDFAARYAKAFNNRLAFKLNASYLSGVDWYATNFTDVSAQTVPAQRGPNNPGRDALNIYGDEVAKPLPGIGLVSRTGYEEKDLMNYNVYSLKLNGAVHYRISNNLEAIYQYNFGRGTASYTGSSRFDLNNLVLQTHRAELKGSNFFLRSYAVSENSHDSYNTRSLAQFINRDWVQNLDGQTVSPSEADNMWFTRYAHAFNGNATGVTAGNHPAARAFADQGRFLPGTDSFKQAKDASIHNYGLSGAGVFSNSKFYHSEGQYDFSRFTKVVELLAGGSFRYYDMFTNGSLFDDKNQKITINEYGSFVQASKKLFDDKLKLTASLRYDKNENFDGNFTPRFSGVYAINKMHYFRASYQTGFRNPTPVDQFIKLNVGPITILGGAPKNSRGLNVYENSFTAASVGAFSGAVGTAVGGGKPVPQAVAENLNLLQKSDVAYIKPEQQKAFEVGYKSYLASKLLVDLNYYYSSYTDFLLNTVVIQPQNNVYGPDGKINFDAGNDIWNRKMHAFQLYTNAPDKVSAQGAGLSLTYLLNKGYNVGGNVTWADFNLKNANRDNIAAFNTPEYSTNLTLGNPNVIRDFGFNLAWHWQSAFDWYGTFNGNRPGRIEAYSLVDAQISKKLVKANSTIKLGASNLFNNRVYQAYGSPAIGAIYHVSIIFNDLLK; from the coding sequence ATGAAAACAATCCTACTACTATATTTCACTTTTTTCTCTTTTTCCTTATTTGCCCAGGATACCCAACTAACCGGCACCATTACCGACGCCGCTACTAAAGAACCTTTGCGGGGAGTAAGTATTACCGTGGAAGATAAATTGATTGGCACCATTACCAACCGGGAAGGTGCATTTAATTTAACGGTGCCAAAAATAAAGCTGCCTTTTAACTTGGTAGTATCGTCGGTGGGTTTTGAACGGCAAATAGTTGCCGTTACTACGGCCAGCCAGGAACTAACCATTGCTTTGCAGCCCCAAACCGTGCAGCTCAACGAAATGGTTTTTGCGGCCCGCCGCGTAAACGAAGGGATATTAGAGTCGCCGGTAAGCATCGAAAAAATGACGACGCAAGCGATTCAGGAAAATCCTTCTTTTACTTTTTACGATGGCCTGCAACATTTAAAGGGCGTGGATGCCGTAACTAGCAGCATCACGTACAAACAGGTAAATACCCGTGGCTTTAATAGTACCGGCAATTCCCGGTTTTTGCAGTTAATAGACGGGGTAGATAACCAAACGCCCGGGCTTAATTTTTCGGTGGGCAACCAGTTTGGTGCTTCCGATATTGACTTGGAAAGCGTAGAAATCATACCCGGGGCGGCCTCGGCTTTGTACGGGCCGGTGGCTTTTAACGGGGTATTGTCGATGCGCACCAAAGATCCGTTTACCTACCAGGGTTTAACGGTGCAAGCCAAAACCGGCTTGAACCACGTGGGCGAAAACGAGGTAAACCCACAAGGTTTGTACGATTTTGCCGCCCGCTACGCCAAAGCTTTTAACAACCGGCTGGCCTTTAAACTTAACGCCTCTTATTTGTCGGGGGTAGATTGGTACGCGACTAATTTTACCGACGTAAGTGCGCAGACCGTTCCCGCGCAGCGCGGTCCCAATAATCCGGGCCGGGATGCTTTAAATATTTACGGCGACGAAGTGGCGAAACCCTTGCCAGGTATTGGGTTGGTATCGCGCACCGGTTACGAAGAAAAAGATTTGATGAATTATAATGTATACAGCCTGAAACTGAACGGGGCGGTACATTACCGGATTTCGAATAATCTGGAAGCCATTTACCAGTATAATTTTGGCCGCGGTACCGCCAGTTATACTGGGAGCAGCCGCTTCGATTTAAATAACTTAGTTTTACAAACGCACCGGGCCGAGTTAAAAGGTAGCAATTTTTTTCTGCGGAGCTACGCCGTATCCGAAAACTCCCACGATTCTTACAACACGCGCTCGCTGGCGCAGTTTATTAACCGCGACTGGGTGCAAAACCTGGATGGCCAGACGGTTTCCCCTTCAGAAGCTGACAATATGTGGTTTACCCGGTACGCTCACGCGTTTAACGGCAACGCCACCGGGGTAACGGCCGGCAACCACCCAGCGGCTCGCGCTTTCGCCGACCAGGGCCGGTTTTTACCGGGTACCGATTCTTTTAAACAGGCCAAAGATGCTTCTATTCATAATTACGGTTTAAGCGGGGCCGGCGTGTTTAGTAATAGTAAATTCTACCACTCCGAAGGCCAGTACGATTTTTCGCGTTTTACCAAGGTGGTAGAGTTACTAGCCGGGGGTAGTTTCCGGTACTACGATATGTTTACCAACGGTAGTTTGTTCGACGATAAAAATCAGAAAATTACCATTAATGAATACGGCAGTTTTGTGCAAGCCTCCAAAAAGTTATTCGACGATAAATTAAAACTTACGGCTTCGCTGCGCTACGATAAAAACGAAAACTTTGACGGCAATTTTACCCCGCGCTTTTCCGGCGTTTATGCCATCAATAAGATGCATTATTTCCGGGCCTCGTACCAAACCGGTTTCCGCAATCCCACTCCCGTCGATCAGTTTATTAAATTAAACGTGGGACCGATTACCATTCTGGGAGGAGCGCCCAAAAACAGCCGGGGCTTAAATGTGTACGAAAATTCTTTTACGGCGGCTTCGGTGGGCGCTTTCAGCGGAGCCGTTGGGACAGCAGTAGGGGGTGGTAAACCTGTTCCGCAGGCCGTAGCCGAAAACCTGAATTTATTGCAAAAGTCTGATGTGGCCTACATTAAGCCGGAGCAGCAAAAAGCATTCGAGGTAGGTTATAAAAGTTACCTGGCCAGCAAACTATTAGTAGATCTTAATTACTACTACAGCTCTTACACCGATTTTCTTTTAAATACCGTCGTGATTCAGCCCCAGAATAATGTTTACGGTCCGGATGGTAAAATTAATTTTGATGCGGGTAACGATATTTGGAACCGGAAGATGCACGCTTTTCAATTGTATACCAACGCTCCGGATAAAGTATCCGCGCAGGGCGCCGGTTTATCGCTTACTTATTTGCTGAACAAAGGCTACAATGTGGGCGGTAACGTCACCTGGGCGGATTTTAATTTAAAAAATGCGAACCGGGACAACATTGCCGCTTTTAACACTCCGGAATACAGCACCAATCTTACATTAGGCAACCCCAACGTTATCCGGGATTTTGGTTTTAACTTGGCCTGGCATTGGCAAAGTGCTTTCGACTGGTACGGTACTTTCAACGGCAACCGACCGGGCCGCATCGAAGCCTATTCCTTAGTAGATGCCCAAATTAGCAAAAAGCTGGTGAAAGCTAACTCCACCATCAAGCTGGGGGCCAGTAATTTATTTAATAATCGCGTGTATCAGGCTTACGGTTCGCCGGCCATTGGCGCCATTTACCACGTGTCCATTATTTTCAACGATCTTTTAAAATAG
- a CDS encoding carboxymuconolactone decarboxylase family protein, translating into MSYIPLEPHLPGITGLLEYRQDSAAPIRYLTQLLLRGPSTLTEAERELIATVVSSGNECTFCTTAHTAAADLLHGDPHLTQQVKQDVATAPVSFKMKVLLTIADLVRQSGQLVTPEIIAQAKAAGATDSEIHDTVLIAALFCLYNRYVDGLATALPAQPAYYDQLAQRLVDHGYTRLPQGYDHLKK; encoded by the coding sequence ATGTCCTATATTCCCCTGGAACCGCATTTGCCGGGTATTACCGGCTTGCTCGAATACCGGCAAGATTCCGCCGCACCCATCCGCTATTTAACCCAATTGTTGCTCCGCGGTCCTTCTACGCTCACCGAAGCCGAACGCGAACTGATTGCCACCGTTGTTTCGTCGGGTAACGAATGTACGTTTTGCACTACGGCCCACACGGCTGCCGCCGATCTGCTGCACGGCGATCCGCACCTGACCCAGCAGGTTAAACAAGACGTAGCTACCGCACCGGTGAGCTTTAAAATGAAAGTGCTGCTCACCATTGCGGATTTAGTGCGGCAAAGCGGACAATTAGTAACGCCCGAGATCATTGCTCAAGCCAAAGCCGCCGGGGCCACCGATTCAGAGATCCACGATACCGTGTTGATTGCCGCCTTGTTTTGCCTCTACAACCGTTACGTCGACGGGTTGGCTACTGCTTTGCCCGCGCAGCCCGCCTACTATGACCAATTGGCGCAACGTCTTGTGGACCATGGTTATACCCGCTTGCCGCAAGGCTACGATCATCTCAAAAAATAA
- a CDS encoding NAD(P)-dependent alcohol dehydrogenase: MEVKEIKAFGTEAATAPLNQMNINRRKPTPHDVEIEILFCGVCHSDLHTARSEWGPSLYPCVPGHEIVGKVVSLGNHVSKFKVGEMVGVGCMVDSCQECQYCQEGLEQYCEPGMTGTYNSPDKHLPGNPTFGGYSESIVVDEKFVLRIPENLDPAAAAPLLCAGITTYSPLRHWKVGPGQKVGIVGIGGLGHMGLKIAKAMGAQVVAFTTSESKFAEAKRLGADEVVLSKDAEQMAAYRGKLHFILDCVSAEHDINAYLALLRVDGSLALVGAPEHPLPVAAFSLIPGRKSFAGSMIGGIAETQEMLDFCAEHQIPADIEMINIQQINEAYERLLKGDVKYRFVIDMASLKS; the protein is encoded by the coding sequence ATGGAAGTAAAAGAAATTAAAGCCTTCGGCACAGAAGCCGCAACGGCACCTTTAAATCAGATGAACATCAACCGCCGGAAACCAACGCCGCACGATGTGGAAATAGAAATTCTGTTCTGCGGGGTTTGCCATTCCGACCTGCATACCGCTCGCAGTGAATGGGGCCCTTCGCTGTACCCATGCGTTCCCGGCCACGAAATTGTGGGCAAGGTTGTTAGCCTGGGCAATCATGTGAGCAAATTTAAAGTGGGCGAAATGGTGGGCGTGGGTTGTATGGTCGATTCGTGCCAAGAATGCCAGTATTGTCAGGAAGGACTGGAGCAATATTGTGAACCCGGCATGACCGGCACGTATAATTCGCCGGACAAGCACCTACCCGGCAACCCAACCTTCGGGGGTTATTCGGAAAGCATTGTGGTAGATGAAAAATTTGTATTGCGTATCCCGGAAAACCTGGACCCCGCCGCGGCGGCTCCGCTGCTTTGCGCCGGAATTACTACCTATTCTCCCTTGCGTCACTGGAAGGTTGGTCCCGGTCAAAAAGTAGGTATCGTCGGCATTGGTGGATTAGGGCACATGGGCCTCAAGATTGCGAAAGCAATGGGCGCCCAGGTAGTAGCGTTTACCACCTCCGAATCAAAATTTGCGGAAGCCAAAAGGCTGGGAGCGGACGAAGTGGTACTATCGAAAGACGCGGAACAAATGGCGGCGTACCGCGGCAAATTACACTTTATTCTCGATTGTGTTTCGGCCGAACATGATATTAATGCTTACCTCGCGCTGTTGCGGGTAGATGGTTCGCTGGCCCTGGTAGGCGCGCCGGAACATCCGCTACCTGTTGCGGCTTTCAGCCTTATTCCGGGGCGCAAAAGCTTCGCCGGATCTATGATCGGCGGCATTGCGGAAACACAAGAAATGCTGGATTTTTGCGCCGAACACCAAATACCTGCTGATATTGAGATGATAAACATCCAGCAGATTAACGAAGCTTACGAACGTTTGCTGAAAGGTGATGTGAAATATCGTTTTGTCATTGATATGGCCTCTTTAAAAAGTTAA
- a CDS encoding (2Fe-2S)-binding protein — protein MTRKKSPNPQSEEQQPNEGRRDFLKQSTLLTALAVTPPSLLEAAELRWDEKAASYLEKMPLDLEINGKAQQLSVEPRTTLLDLLREQLGQTGTKKGCDHGQCGACTVHVDGKRVLSCLSLAVMQDGKKVTTIEGLANGDQLHPMQEAFIKHDGFQCGYCTPGQIMSGIACIREAHANSEEEIREYMSGNICRCGAYPNIVKAIVDVKQGGQKV, from the coding sequence ATGACTCGCAAAAAATCACCTAACCCACAATCAGAAGAACAGCAGCCCAATGAAGGAAGGAGGGACTTTCTAAAGCAATCGACCCTACTAACGGCTCTGGCTGTTACGCCACCTTCCTTACTTGAAGCCGCTGAATTAAGATGGGATGAAAAAGCTGCGTCTTATTTGGAGAAGATGCCGCTGGACCTGGAAATAAACGGTAAAGCCCAGCAATTATCCGTAGAACCCCGAACTACCTTACTCGATTTATTACGAGAGCAACTAGGGCAAACCGGCACCAAAAAAGGGTGCGACCATGGGCAATGCGGAGCCTGTACGGTACACGTGGACGGGAAGCGGGTACTTTCCTGTTTATCGCTGGCGGTAATGCAGGATGGCAAAAAAGTCACTACTATTGAAGGTTTGGCTAACGGCGACCAATTGCACCCCATGCAGGAAGCCTTTATTAAACACGATGGTTTTCAGTGCGGCTATTGTACTCCCGGACAAATTATGTCGGGTATAGCTTGCATCCGGGAAGCACATGCTAATTCGGAGGAAGAAATTCGGGAGTACATGAGCGGCAACATTTGCCGGTGCGGCGCTTATCCTAACATCGTGAAAGCCATTGTGGATGTGAAACAGGGAGGGCAAAAAGTATGA
- a CDS encoding FAD binding domain-containing protein has product MINFGYSRVSTIKAAVEALSKDSNAQWIAGGTNLVDLMKKGVTTPEKLIDINNLPLKEIKKTGNKLYIGALALNSEVAENELVRKEQPLLSLALQAGASQQIRNMATIGGNMMQRTRCSYFYNTDMPCNKREPGTGCGALKGFNRMHAIFGTSEKCIAVHPSDMCIALVALDAAVLVTGPKGDRRISFQNFHRLPGDTPQKDNTLERGELITGIEIPDNSYQDHVHYLKVRDRTSYAFALVSVAAAVNLQGDTIQDVRLGMGGVAHKPWRLTETENFLKGKKASEATFRQAAELALKGAHGFGHNNFKLKLAPNTLVEALKIAAGKA; this is encoded by the coding sequence ATGATTAATTTCGGCTACAGTCGGGTTTCCACTATCAAAGCGGCGGTAGAGGCCCTGAGTAAAGACAGCAATGCCCAATGGATTGCCGGCGGCACCAACCTGGTAGACCTGATGAAAAAAGGCGTAACGACCCCGGAAAAACTCATCGATATCAATAATCTGCCACTGAAAGAAATAAAAAAAACTGGTAATAAATTGTACATTGGGGCCCTGGCTCTCAACAGCGAGGTAGCGGAAAACGAACTAGTGCGCAAAGAACAACCTTTGCTTTCCTTAGCGCTTCAGGCCGGCGCTTCGCAGCAAATCCGCAACATGGCTACTATTGGTGGCAATATGATGCAGCGCACCCGGTGCTCTTATTTCTACAATACCGATATGCCCTGCAATAAAAGAGAGCCGGGTACCGGTTGCGGGGCCTTAAAAGGATTTAACCGGATGCACGCTATTTTTGGGACTTCGGAAAAGTGTATTGCCGTACATCCCAGCGACATGTGTATCGCCCTCGTAGCTTTAGATGCTGCTGTACTCGTTACCGGACCAAAAGGTGACCGGCGGATTTCCTTCCAAAATTTTCATCGCTTGCCCGGGGATACGCCGCAAAAAGACAACACCCTGGAAAGAGGCGAATTGATTACGGGTATTGAAATTCCGGATAATTCTTACCAAGACCACGTCCATTATTTGAAGGTGCGCGACCGTACTTCCTATGCTTTTGCCTTAGTGTCGGTGGCCGCGGCCGTGAATTTGCAGGGAGATACCATCCAGGATGTTCGGTTAGGCATGGGCGGGGTAGCGCACAAACCTTGGCGCCTGACCGAAACGGAAAACTTTTTAAAGGGGAAAAAGGCTTCGGAGGCTACTTTCCGGCAAGCCGCGGAACTGGCACTAAAAGGCGCCCACGGGTTTGGCCACAACAACTTTAAATTAAAATTAGCCCCCAACACTTTGGTAGAAGCCTTAAAAATTGCTGCCGGTAAAGCTTAA
- a CDS encoding xanthine dehydrogenase family protein molybdopterin-binding subunit, with the protein MEKDFFFDQKKNDPISRVDGRAKVTGTATYAAEHKVPNLAYGFLVGSTIAKGHIKSLDTKSAERSSGVLAVITHVNAPKIPGYQTGKDPSKPQTAGQPLRIFYNSEIFYYDQPIALVIADTYERVLDAAKLVKAQYEKEVHQTELEKNLGKARIPSGPRKEDYKRGEAEGYKNAAIKIEQEYYHPVEVHNPMELGSIIARWEGPDKVTVYTKTQGVEATKKSIQDAFKLTPENVTVQAEHVGGAFGMALRTWPYEIAAIMGAQKIGRPLKLVLHREQMFTNVGYRPETIQKISMGATADGRLVGITHEATANTSAYEEFTEATVNITQFMYACPNVTTRYRIVPLNFCTPIWMRGPGEATGAFALESAMDELAYKLKIDPIEFRLRNHADIDPEHNRPWSSKHLKECYQMGAEKIGWKDRKLEPRTVKDGDWLVGYGMGIGSFGAMRWVATVKGRLQPDGTLLLQCSVNDMGPGTATMMTAIASEAMGLTPDKITVQMGNTQLPPGPTQGGSNVTSTVGSAVHDVCAGLKIQIAALASKENSVFRKGKNPEVKAEDLIFSGDGIALKKNAAVKVTYSDLFQQNNLPALELTKESKGQEQPYSMYSFSMHFVKLRVHPATGRLKIDHVVSCADAGTIISPKTAASQMIGGAVGGIGMALMEDLVVDHRFGRPINNNLADYHVPVNADIPKVDVLFVNKKDPFTNPMGSKGLGEIALVGVAPAVANAVFNATGKRIRSLPITPDKLIEA; encoded by the coding sequence ATGGAAAAGGATTTCTTCTTCGATCAGAAAAAAAATGATCCTATTAGCCGGGTAGATGGCAGAGCCAAAGTAACCGGCACTGCTACTTATGCGGCGGAACACAAAGTACCTAACCTAGCCTACGGATTTCTGGTGGGCAGCACTATTGCTAAAGGCCACATTAAAAGCTTGGATACTAAAAGTGCCGAAAGGTCATCTGGGGTATTAGCCGTTATCACGCACGTAAATGCGCCTAAAATTCCCGGCTATCAAACCGGGAAAGATCCCTCTAAACCCCAAACGGCCGGACAACCGCTTCGCATTTTCTATAACAGCGAAATATTTTACTACGACCAACCTATTGCCCTGGTCATTGCGGATACCTACGAACGGGTACTGGATGCCGCCAAATTGGTGAAAGCTCAGTACGAGAAAGAGGTTCACCAGACAGAATTAGAAAAGAATCTGGGTAAAGCCAGAATTCCATCTGGACCCCGAAAAGAAGATTATAAACGCGGAGAAGCGGAGGGGTATAAAAACGCGGCAATTAAAATTGAGCAGGAATACTACCATCCCGTGGAAGTGCATAACCCCATGGAACTTGGGAGCATTATTGCGCGGTGGGAAGGTCCGGATAAAGTAACGGTTTATACCAAAACCCAAGGTGTAGAAGCTACTAAAAAGTCTATCCAGGATGCTTTTAAATTAACTCCGGAAAACGTTACGGTGCAAGCGGAGCATGTTGGCGGTGCTTTTGGGATGGCGTTGCGCACCTGGCCCTATGAAATTGCCGCTATTATGGGGGCTCAGAAAATAGGCAGACCCCTGAAACTGGTCTTACACCGGGAGCAGATGTTTACCAACGTGGGCTATCGCCCAGAAACCATCCAGAAAATAAGTATGGGCGCTACCGCCGATGGGAGACTAGTAGGAATAACCCACGAAGCAACGGCTAACACTTCCGCTTACGAAGAATTTACCGAAGCTACCGTAAATATTACCCAGTTTATGTATGCCTGCCCGAATGTGACCACCCGTTACCGGATTGTACCGTTAAACTTTTGTACACCTATCTGGATGCGCGGACCCGGCGAAGCCACGGGCGCTTTTGCCCTGGAGTCCGCGATGGACGAACTAGCCTATAAATTAAAAATAGATCCCATTGAGTTTCGCTTGCGCAACCATGCCGATATCGATCCGGAGCACAACCGGCCCTGGTCCAGTAAACATCTGAAAGAGTGTTACCAAATGGGAGCCGAAAAAATTGGCTGGAAAGACCGCAAACTGGAACCCAGAACGGTGAAGGACGGCGACTGGCTCGTTGGGTATGGCATGGGTATCGGCTCTTTTGGCGCGATGCGCTGGGTGGCTACCGTGAAAGGAAGATTGCAACCAGATGGCACACTGCTCTTACAATGTTCGGTAAACGATATGGGACCGGGCACCGCTACCATGATGACGGCCATAGCCTCGGAAGCAATGGGCTTAACCCCGGATAAAATTACGGTGCAAATGGGAAACACCCAGTTGCCACCCGGACCAACGCAAGGTGGTTCCAACGTTACTTCTACGGTAGGTTCGGCCGTTCACGATGTTTGCGCCGGGTTGAAAATACAAATTGCCGCCCTGGCCAGTAAAGAAAATTCGGTATTCCGAAAAGGGAAAAATCCCGAGGTAAAAGCCGAAGACCTTATCTTCTCCGGCGACGGTATTGCCTTAAAGAAAAATGCTGCCGTTAAAGTAACGTACAGCGACTTGTTCCAACAAAACAATTTGCCGGCTCTGGAACTTACCAAAGAATCCAAAGGACAGGAACAACCATATTCTATGTATTCGTTCTCCATGCACTTTGTAAAACTGCGGGTGCATCCCGCCACTGGTCGGCTTAAAATTGACCATGTGGTTTCCTGCGCGGATGCGGGTACTATTATCAGCCCGAAAACCGCAGCCAGCCAAATGATCGGCGGCGCAGTGGGCGGGATTGGTATGGCCTTAATGGAAGATTTAGTGGTGGATCATCGCTTCGGCCGGCCCATTAACAACAACCTAGCCGATTACCACGTGCCGGTAAATGCCGATATTCCGAAGGTAGATGTTTTGTTCGTGAATAAAAAAGATCCCTTTACCAACCCGATGGGTTCCAAAGGCTTGGGCGAAATTGCCTTAGTGGGCGTGGCGCCAGCCGTTGCCAATGCCGTGTTTAATGCCACCGGCAAGCGCATCCGGTCCTTACCTATTACTCCGGATAAGTTGATAGAAGCTTAA